A region of Plantactinospora sp. BC1 DNA encodes the following proteins:
- a CDS encoding ABC transporter permease, which produces MRLVFRRARGAKSLLLAATGATLIATALLTGLAGYSQEVVDSGTERAVASASQEERSILVRGTAGSTPESLAERDAAVRSRFVDGFGGVPAGVSGAGYAAGRQFAGRTGNAVPDAQGLVFARVVFLDDLPGHALLTDGAWPSPGRRPVQTALAEPVAKILGAGVGDRIPITDRVTDRVTEVTVTGVWRPRDVRDPYWRLVPEVTDGVATGSATYGPLVVDRADFLDHFIANASAGWLVEPDLSGATTNSLGRLSKAADRTRASLPTETGLGSSGLVTTQLGELVQRLERAGLVGRSALVTPMLLVVVLGGYALLLVALLLTEQRRGEAALLQARGAGRGQLAGLAAREALLVVLPAAVISPVLATELVRLADRTPMLAAAALHLSPRLDARTWLIAGLAALGCALAMLGPALRRAGSYVGELASRSRPSRRTIAQRAGLDVALVALAVLGWLQLRQYSSPLAGARPDGTLGIDPLLAATPTVGVLAGAVLALRGLPPMARLAERWVDRRSWTGTMLGMWQAGRRPHAGPVLLLALAVAVGTLAWCLAATSERSLTDQADHQVGADLRLVEASGVAPPARAGQLAALPGTELALPAWRDTPRLGTDALPAGMVALDVAEAERVVRLRSDLVDGGAAGLFAGMTDARLTAPVVTLPPQTRRLTGQITTTGTGGSARVPVRTAAVLTEPHGGHLRIPLGASYDDTPLRFDVELPAGDDGPPTLAGFAVDTLGPPGYVVDWQLTDLRAVPAGGAGTAVPLADGRDWQAVQRSGKTEPATAGPRGLTAQHQSSPSGGWAGVSSSVSFAVTVAPEQGQVPVVATPEALAALRLGVGEQTVLVLAGGAVDVRVTGTVAALPGVPESAALLVDLPSLATALFHQRGVTSAPEEWWLTTRPDQHAEAARAAAGLGGLQVADRVEVASRSGEDPYGVGARAALFAAALGAILLAAVGITVDVRATARRRVTELAVLHTLGAGPRLLARSLLVEQAFLAGIGVLVGLAVGIGVAATMAPLVILTPSAQRPVPLPLLDVAWLPAAGTAAVLLLLALALSGLTAATMRQRLAAAQLRIGEDR; this is translated from the coding sequence ATGAGGCTGGTGTTTCGGCGTGCCCGGGGAGCGAAGAGTCTGCTCCTGGCGGCCACCGGGGCGACCCTGATCGCCACCGCCCTGCTCACCGGGCTCGCCGGCTACAGCCAGGAGGTGGTCGACTCCGGCACCGAGCGCGCCGTCGCGTCCGCCTCCCAGGAGGAGCGGTCGATCCTGGTACGCGGCACCGCCGGCAGCACGCCGGAGAGTCTCGCCGAGCGGGACGCGGCGGTACGGTCCCGGTTCGTCGACGGCTTCGGCGGAGTACCGGCCGGCGTCTCCGGTGCGGGGTACGCGGCCGGGCGGCAGTTCGCCGGCCGCACCGGCAACGCCGTACCCGACGCCCAGGGCCTGGTCTTCGCCCGGGTGGTGTTCCTCGACGACCTTCCCGGGCACGCCCTGCTGACCGACGGCGCCTGGCCGAGCCCGGGCCGGCGGCCGGTGCAGACCGCGCTCGCCGAGCCGGTAGCGAAGATCCTCGGAGCCGGGGTCGGCGACCGGATCCCGATCACCGACCGGGTCACCGACCGGGTGACCGAGGTGACCGTCACCGGCGTCTGGCGACCGCGCGACGTCCGGGACCCGTACTGGCGGCTCGTGCCCGAGGTCACCGACGGGGTCGCCACCGGATCCGCCACGTACGGGCCACTGGTCGTCGACCGGGCCGACTTCCTCGACCACTTCATCGCGAACGCCTCCGCCGGCTGGCTGGTCGAACCCGACCTGTCCGGCGCGACGACGAACTCGCTGGGCCGGCTGAGCAAGGCCGCCGACCGGACCAGGGCCAGCCTGCCCACCGAGACCGGGCTCGGCAGTTCCGGACTGGTCACCACACAGCTCGGCGAACTCGTGCAGCGGCTGGAGCGGGCCGGGCTGGTCGGCCGGTCGGCGCTGGTCACCCCGATGCTGCTGGTGGTGGTCCTCGGCGGGTACGCGCTGCTGCTGGTCGCGCTCCTGCTCACCGAGCAGCGTCGGGGCGAGGCGGCGCTGCTCCAGGCCCGGGGCGCCGGCCGGGGACAGTTGGCCGGACTGGCCGCCCGGGAGGCGTTGCTGGTCGTCCTGCCGGCCGCCGTGATCTCACCCGTACTCGCCACCGAGCTGGTCCGGCTGGCCGACCGTACCCCGATGCTGGCCGCCGCCGCGCTGCACCTGAGCCCCCGGCTCGACGCCCGGACCTGGCTGATCGCCGGGCTGGCCGCGCTCGGCTGCGCGCTGGCGATGCTCGGCCCGGCACTGCGTCGCGCCGGCAGCTACGTCGGCGAGCTGGCGAGCCGGTCCCGGCCGAGCCGGCGGACGATCGCCCAGCGCGCCGGGCTGGACGTCGCGCTGGTCGCGCTGGCGGTGCTCGGCTGGCTGCAACTGCGGCAGTACTCCTCCCCGCTCGCCGGTGCCCGCCCGGACGGCACCCTCGGGATCGACCCGCTGCTCGCCGCCACCCCGACGGTGGGGGTGTTGGCCGGCGCGGTACTCGCGCTGCGCGGCCTGCCCCCGATGGCCCGGCTCGCCGAGCGGTGGGTCGACCGCCGGTCCTGGACCGGCACGATGCTCGGGATGTGGCAGGCCGGCCGCCGGCCGCACGCCGGCCCGGTGCTGCTGCTCGCCCTGGCGGTGGCGGTCGGCACCCTCGCCTGGTGCCTGGCCGCCACCTCGGAGCGGTCCCTGACCGACCAGGCCGACCACCAGGTCGGCGCCGACCTGCGGCTGGTCGAGGCGAGCGGGGTCGCGCCGCCGGCCCGGGCCGGCCAGCTCGCCGCACTGCCCGGCACCGAACTGGCCCTGCCGGCCTGGCGGGACACTCCCCGGCTCGGCACCGACGCCCTGCCGGCCGGAATGGTCGCGCTGGACGTCGCCGAGGCCGAACGGGTCGTCCGGCTCCGGAGCGACCTGGTCGACGGCGGCGCCGCCGGACTCTTCGCCGGGATGACCGACGCCCGGCTGACCGCCCCGGTCGTGACGCTTCCGCCGCAGACCCGCCGGCTGACCGGTCAGATCACCACCACCGGCACCGGCGGCTCCGCCCGCGTCCCGGTCCGGACCGCGGCGGTGCTCACCGAGCCGCACGGCGGGCACCTGCGGATCCCGCTCGGCGCGAGCTACGACGACACGCCGCTGCGGTTCGACGTGGAGCTGCCGGCGGGCGACGACGGGCCGCCGACACTGGCCGGCTTCGCGGTGGACACCCTCGGACCTCCCGGGTACGTCGTCGACTGGCAGCTCACCGACCTGCGGGCCGTCCCGGCCGGCGGCGCCGGGACCGCCGTACCGCTCGCCGACGGGCGGGACTGGCAGGCGGTGCAGCGCTCCGGCAAGACCGAACCCGCGACGGCGGGACCGCGCGGGCTGACCGCGCAGCACCAGTCGTCCCCGTCGGGGGGCTGGGCGGGCGTCAGCTCGTCCGTCTCGTTCGCCGTGACCGTCGCACCCGAGCAGGGGCAGGTGCCGGTGGTGGCCACCCCGGAGGCGCTGGCGGCGCTGCGGCTGGGCGTCGGCGAGCAGACCGTACTCGTGCTGGCCGGCGGAGCCGTCGACGTACGGGTCACCGGTACGGTCGCCGCGCTGCCCGGCGTACCCGAGTCGGCCGCGCTCCTGGTCGACCTGCCGTCGCTGGCTACGGCGCTCTTCCATCAGCGGGGTGTCACCTCCGCGCCCGAGGAGTGGTGGCTGACCACCCGCCCCGACCAGCACGCCGAGGCGGCCCGGGCGGCGGCCGGACTCGGCGGGCTCCAGGTCGCCGACCGGGTGGAGGTGGCCAGCCGCTCGGGTGAGGACCCGTACGGCGTCGGCGCCCGCGCCGCCCTCTTCGCCGCCGCGCTCGGCGCCATCCTGCTCGCGGCGGTCGGCATCACCGTGGACGTCCGGGCCACCGCCCGACGCCGGGTCACCGAGCTGGCCGTGCTGCACACCCTGGGCGCCGGCCCCCGGCTGCTGGCCCGGTCGCTCCTGGTCGAGCAGGCGTTCCTCGCCGGCATCGGCGTGCTGGTCGGGCTGGCGGTCGGCATCGGCGTGGCCGCCACGATGGCCCCGCTGGTCATCCTCACCCCGTCGGCACAGCGGCCGGTACCGCTGCCGCTGCTGGACGTCGCCTGGCTGCCGGCCGCCGGGACCGCCGCCGTGCTGCTGCTGCTCGCGCTGGCGCTGAGCGGGTTGACCGCCGCCACCATGCGGCAGCGGCTGGCCGCGGCCCAGCTCCGGATCGGGGAGGACCGGTGA
- a CDS encoding permease has translation MNAEPVESNSGPVEGRDAVRETPVTKRAGGRLPGPLRRARVFAGYLGLLGVLGLVAALLVTGAPRLANEFADDGMRHDVRELPYQVRDLTFSASFNPTEGPPAGVAAGWLDRFRTRLPGPLPTLVGQQWFAGRIGPKDLSVAGDAPSLRGTCRPELQLRGQADVERELRVVEGRWPASRSGVEAALSREAADLLGLRVGTRVVLGGGGTARGSVPVRIVGVYDPIDPAAPAWDAMRIAEVPCPDPTAGTTHRVTLLTDLDGITAAGQVLGIGYEWRYRVDEERMTTADIPEVLTAVAASRRTPPDRGLVLATGLDSGLSRYDDQLRAVRALLAVVQAGILATLLGLVALAAGLAVQRRREEFTLLRARGATAVEIGARTLRETVAVLPLAVLAGWLLGRLAPGRPAGAEPLGVALVVVGTTLAIPLLAMLGQRRASFVGRRRDLVRHRPSARRLTAELFVLLLAVLGVVLLRRRGLSQDSGIDPYLVSVPVLLAVAAALVALRLVPWPLRQVGRIAARARTVVPFVGLARAGRGAPVTVGPLAVLVVAIATGVFTSVVTSTVGEARDRVTDQEVGADARVVGSYSDRATADRLGALPGVAEVSPLAVEVGQPLRSPTPNMLGGRDLGQTQVLVVDGPSLARVLAASGVDVSVPAGLTAPGRIDGPVPALVSPEVAEAVGAGAVTEVQGRRYEFRVDGVASGFPGLAADVRRFVVLPWQALPVPEFQPIRSNQFMVAGEGFSVAELTATVDTAQREYLAKVLAQPVERVRPQTSVTVTTWAQHRQALERSGVNRLLSFAFGTGVAGATALALLAVGFAVLAEAPGRGRMLSRLRTMGLSGRQGRGLLVYELVPLIGVAVLTGGVVGVALPRLLGPALGLAGFTGGLPARIHLDPLLVVGVLLLVVVALVAALGVENLVNRRMRLGEVLRLGEEN, from the coding sequence GTGAACGCGGAACCGGTGGAGAGCAACTCGGGACCGGTGGAGGGACGGGACGCTGTGCGGGAAACACCGGTGACGAAGCGGGCCGGAGGTCGACTGCCGGGGCCGCTGCGCCGGGCCCGGGTCTTCGCCGGCTATCTGGGGCTGCTCGGCGTACTCGGGCTGGTGGCGGCGCTGCTGGTGACCGGGGCGCCCCGGCTGGCGAACGAGTTCGCCGACGACGGGATGCGACACGACGTACGCGAGCTGCCGTACCAGGTCCGGGACCTGACCTTCAGCGCGTCGTTCAACCCCACCGAGGGCCCGCCCGCCGGGGTGGCGGCGGGCTGGCTCGACCGGTTCCGGACGCGGTTGCCCGGACCGCTGCCCACGCTGGTCGGTCAGCAGTGGTTCGCCGGCCGGATCGGCCCGAAGGACCTGAGCGTGGCCGGCGACGCGCCGTCGCTGCGCGGGACCTGCCGGCCGGAGCTGCAACTGCGTGGCCAGGCCGACGTCGAACGGGAGCTGCGGGTCGTCGAGGGACGCTGGCCGGCCTCCCGCAGCGGGGTCGAGGCGGCGCTGTCCCGGGAGGCCGCCGACCTCCTCGGGCTGCGGGTCGGCACCCGCGTCGTGCTGGGCGGCGGGGGCACGGCGCGGGGCTCCGTCCCGGTCCGGATCGTCGGGGTGTACGACCCGATCGACCCGGCCGCGCCGGCCTGGGACGCGATGCGGATCGCCGAGGTGCCCTGCCCGGACCCGACCGCCGGCACCACGCACCGGGTGACGCTGCTGACCGACCTGGACGGGATCACCGCCGCCGGCCAGGTGCTCGGGATCGGCTACGAGTGGCGTTACCGGGTCGACGAGGAGCGGATGACCACCGCCGACATCCCGGAGGTGCTGACCGCGGTCGCGGCGAGCCGGCGTACGCCGCCGGACCGTGGGCTGGTGCTGGCGACCGGCCTGGACAGCGGCCTGAGCAGGTACGACGATCAGCTTCGCGCGGTGCGGGCGCTGCTCGCGGTGGTGCAGGCCGGCATCCTGGCCACCCTGCTCGGGCTGGTCGCCCTGGCCGCGGGGCTGGCGGTGCAGCGCCGCCGGGAGGAGTTCACCCTGCTCCGGGCCCGTGGCGCCACCGCCGTGGAGATCGGTGCCCGTACCCTGCGGGAGACCGTCGCCGTGCTGCCGCTCGCGGTACTCGCCGGCTGGCTGCTCGGTCGGTTGGCGCCGGGTCGCCCCGCCGGAGCCGAACCGCTCGGGGTCGCGCTGGTGGTCGTCGGCACCACCCTGGCCATCCCGCTGCTGGCGATGCTCGGCCAGCGCCGGGCGAGCTTCGTGGGCCGGCGACGGGACCTGGTGCGGCACCGCCCGTCGGCACGCCGGCTGACCGCCGAACTCTTCGTGCTGCTGCTCGCGGTGCTCGGCGTGGTACTGCTGCGACGACGCGGGCTGAGCCAGGACAGCGGGATCGACCCGTACCTGGTGTCGGTGCCGGTGCTGCTGGCGGTGGCCGCCGCGCTGGTGGCGCTGCGGCTGGTGCCGTGGCCGCTGCGTCAGGTGGGTCGGATCGCCGCCCGGGCCCGTACGGTCGTGCCGTTCGTCGGCCTGGCCCGGGCCGGCCGGGGCGCGCCGGTGACCGTCGGGCCGCTCGCCGTGCTCGTCGTCGCGATCGCCACCGGCGTCTTCACCAGCGTGGTGACCAGCACCGTCGGCGAGGCCCGGGACCGGGTCACCGACCAGGAGGTCGGTGCCGACGCCCGGGTCGTCGGCTCCTACTCCGACCGGGCCACCGCCGACCGGCTCGGCGCGTTGCCGGGGGTGGCCGAGGTCAGCCCGCTGGCGGTCGAGGTGGGCCAGCCGCTGCGTTCGCCGACTCCGAACATGCTGGGCGGGCGTGACCTCGGCCAGACCCAGGTGTTGGTGGTGGACGGGCCGTCGCTGGCCCGGGTGTTGGCGGCGAGCGGCGTCGACGTGAGCGTGCCGGCCGGGCTGACCGCGCCGGGGCGGATCGACGGGCCGGTGCCGGCGCTGGTCTCGCCGGAGGTGGCCGAGGCGGTCGGTGCCGGTGCGGTCACCGAGGTGCAGGGCCGCCGGTACGAGTTCCGGGTCGACGGGGTGGCGTCCGGCTTCCCGGGTCTGGCGGCCGACGTACGCCGGTTCGTGGTGCTGCCCTGGCAGGCGCTGCCGGTGCCGGAGTTCCAGCCGATCCGGTCGAACCAGTTCATGGTGGCCGGGGAGGGTTTCTCGGTCGCCGAGCTGACCGCGACGGTCGACACCGCCCAGCGGGAGTACCTGGCGAAGGTGCTGGCGCAGCCGGTCGAGCGGGTACGCCCGCAGACGTCGGTCACCGTCACCACCTGGGCACAGCACCGGCAGGCGCTGGAGCGCAGCGGCGTCAACCGGCTGCTCAGCTTCGCCTTCGGCACCGGGGTGGCCGGGGCGACCGCGTTGGCGCTGCTGGCGGTCGGTTTCGCCGTACTCGCCGAGGCGCCGGGCCGGGGCCGGATGCTGTCCCGGCTGCGCACGATGGGGCTCTCCGGGCGGCAGGGCCGAGGGCTGCTCGTCTACGAGCTGGTGCCGTTGATCGGCGTCGCGGTGCTGACCGGTGGAGTGGTCGGGGTGGCGCTGCCCCGGCTGCTCGGGCCGGCGTTGGGGCTCGCCGGCTTCACCGGCGGCCTGCCGGCCCGGATCCACCTGGATCCGCTGCTGGT